The following are encoded in a window of Raphanus sativus cultivar WK10039 unplaced genomic scaffold, ASM80110v3 Scaffold0665, whole genome shotgun sequence genomic DNA:
- the LOC108852021 gene encoding agamous-like MADS-box protein AGL19, with amino-acid sequence MVRGKTEIKRIENATSRQVTFSKRRNGLLKKAFELSVLCEAEVGLIIFSPRSKLYEFSSSSMAKTIERYQKRVKETGINYPRDDNSQQARDETYGLTKKIEQLEISKRKMLGKGIDACSIEELQQLENRLERGLSRIRAKKYLLLREEIEKLKHEERNLIKENKELKEKWRGMGAIVVASPSSTLSSAEVNKDSNDNMEVETGLFIGPPEPRQSKKLPP; translated from the exons ATGGTGAGGGGAAAGACTGAGATCAAGAGGATAGAGAACGCAACGAGCAGGCAAGTGACTTTCTCCAAGAGAAGAAATGGACTTTTAAAGAAAGCTTTTGAGTTATCTGTCCTTTGTGAAGCTGAAGTTGGTTTGATCATCTTCTCTCCAAGATCCAAACTCTATGAGTTCTCTAGCTCTAG CATGGCAAAAACAATAGAACGATATCAGAAACGGGTCAAAGAAACTGGGATTAATTACCCGAGAGATGACAATTCTCAG CAAGCAAGAGACGAAACATATGGTCTAACAAAAAAGATTGAGCAGCTAGAGATATCTAAACG AAAAATGCTTGGGAAAGGTATTGATGCATGTTCTATTGAGGAGCTGCAACAGTTAGAGAATCGGTTGGAACGAGGCTTGAGCAGGATACGAGCCAAGAAG TACCTATTACTTCGTGAAGAAATTGAGAAGCTGAAGCATGAG GAGAGGAATCTCATTAAGGAAAATAAAGAACTGAAAGAGAAG TGGCGTGGAATGGGAGCAATAGTAGTAGCATCACCATCATCAACCTTGTCATCAGCAGAAGTGAACAAGGATAGCAATGACAATATGGAAGTGGAGACTGGTTTGTTCATTGGACCTCCTGAGCCAAGACAATCCAAGAAACTCCCTccttaa